One region of Luteolibacter rhizosphaerae genomic DNA includes:
- a CDS encoding DUF935 domain-containing protein → MGNTCAPVGSALPPRRDQLITAADTAPVPSFSGYGDSIIVPQAKDRMRELIEREQLPTEMKATLAGSLTGDMQRQQLLFQAMIDTWPHLSKALREVKLAVRNAPWQVNAWAPRGKKPTAASEKLARFVEDSIWGMKPDMIKGLKGFEGTLEEITLGYFMGHYVGEIHWQKESIWMKAGGETEVEGHRWLPQCSKTLPPRFYGYPYWDQDEDRLMLDRTGGEGMHEAFEDFPEHRFLVGVNGAHSGHPTIAAPLRALTGYWMAAVYGLKWLMQYAQLFGVPFRWAEYEAGDPTAKAEIMAMMRRIGTEGWAAFPKGTKMEFLNEAGGGSSLVQRELLKLADEQCDIFILGQTLTSSQGDKGSQALGTVHMQVRQEILKGVCDFAGEVLTHQFAPSIVALNYGDRRKDIPGIWAKFEAPIDEQKLAERDNALGILSGKVPVAKAWFYERHKLPMPAEGEELLVPEPQPVPEPPKLGPDGQPVQPDEDEDDEVAEKDPEKVAASEASHLPAELKALLKRMEKAAAKGGIIDADAIADLMGAAWINSAKKDVD, encoded by the coding sequence ATGGGAAATACCTGCGCCCCCGTCGGCTCCGCGCTTCCGCCTCGCCGGGATCAACTGATCACCGCGGCGGATACCGCGCCTGTGCCGTCCTTCTCCGGATATGGGGACTCTATCATCGTGCCGCAGGCGAAGGACCGCATGCGCGAGCTGATCGAGCGCGAGCAGCTTCCCACGGAGATGAAGGCGACGCTGGCCGGTTCTCTCACGGGCGACATGCAGCGTCAGCAGCTTCTCTTCCAAGCGATGATCGACACGTGGCCGCACCTGTCCAAGGCACTGCGGGAAGTGAAGCTGGCAGTACGCAACGCCCCTTGGCAGGTCAATGCTTGGGCTCCACGCGGGAAGAAGCCGACCGCCGCCTCGGAGAAGCTGGCCCGCTTCGTGGAAGACTCGATCTGGGGCATGAAGCCCGACATGATCAAGGGGCTGAAAGGCTTCGAGGGCACGCTTGAGGAGATCACTCTCGGCTACTTCATGGGTCACTATGTGGGCGAGATCCACTGGCAGAAGGAATCCATCTGGATGAAGGCGGGCGGAGAGACGGAGGTCGAGGGCCACCGCTGGCTGCCGCAGTGCTCCAAGACCCTGCCGCCCCGCTTCTACGGCTACCCGTATTGGGATCAGGACGAAGACCGCCTGATGCTTGACCGCACCGGGGGAGAGGGGATGCATGAGGCGTTCGAGGACTTTCCTGAGCACCGTTTCCTTGTCGGAGTGAACGGCGCGCACTCGGGGCACCCTACGATTGCCGCGCCCCTCCGGGCGCTCACCGGCTACTGGATGGCGGCCGTCTACGGGCTGAAGTGGCTGATGCAGTATGCGCAGCTTTTCGGCGTGCCGTTCCGGTGGGCCGAGTATGAGGCGGGAGATCCGACCGCGAAGGCGGAGATCATGGCCATGATGCGGCGCATTGGCACCGAGGGGTGGGCCGCGTTCCCAAAGGGCACCAAGATGGAGTTCCTCAACGAGGCCGGCGGCGGAAGTTCGCTGGTCCAGCGGGAGCTGCTCAAGCTGGCCGACGAGCAATGCGACATCTTCATCCTCGGGCAGACCCTCACGAGCTCGCAGGGCGACAAGGGCAGCCAAGCGCTTGGCACGGTCCACATGCAGGTCCGACAGGAGATCCTAAAGGGCGTCTGCGACTTCGCCGGGGAGGTGCTGACCCACCAGTTTGCGCCGTCGATCGTGGCCCTCAACTACGGCGACCGCCGGAAGGACATCCCGGGCATCTGGGCGAAGTTCGAGGCACCCATCGATGAGCAAAAGCTTGCCGAGCGTGACAACGCCCTCGGTATCCTGAGCGGCAAGGTGCCGGTGGCGAAGGCTTGGTTTTACGAGAGGCACAAGCTGCCGATGCCAGCCGAGGGCGAGGAATTGCTCGTTCCCGAACCGCAGCCCGTTCCCGAACCGCCGAAGCTCGGGCCCGATGGGCAGCCTGTCCAGCCTGATGAGGACGAGGACGACGAAGTCGCGGAGAAGGATCCCGAGAAGGTCGCCGCAAGCGAAGCGAGCCATCTCCCTGCCGAACTCAAGGCGCTGCTGAAGCGGATGGAGAAGGCCGCGGCGAAGGGTGGCATCATCGATGCGGATGCCATCGCCGATCTGATGGGCGCGGCTTGGATCAACTCGGCGAAGAAAGACGTCGACTGA
- a CDS encoding phage protease, translated as MERDLVIGGLFCEIPAGDAPREIVFIPEGKHRITPQSHPKGIEVNVPAERGDEAAANLQASLAERLTKNVGPWTDFEHTRKYPVSSYPQSFRYEAGKGIMMAVDWSGSGRRAVESRDVRFFSPEVYLDKNGFPVGLPDRGPVGGLVTEPAFRDSPPIAASNAADDPTDQQPSATMKLLLASLGIDPAAADAETAGVRALEALKASLATATKSVTDLTTERDGLKTKLTAAETKVKEAAEKRANDLVSAAVADGRIAAKDEEMQKEYRERLTAGDTFAEKILAGLEKKGAGLDKPIIKTGQGERLTAGALDTKAQALVTAGDAKTIEEARELIFASDPKAYTDYLATLSAA; from the coding sequence ATGGAACGTGACTTGGTGATTGGCGGTCTATTCTGCGAGATTCCGGCGGGCGATGCGCCTCGGGAGATCGTATTCATCCCCGAGGGAAAGCACAGGATCACGCCGCAGAGCCATCCGAAGGGTATCGAGGTGAATGTTCCTGCGGAACGCGGGGATGAAGCAGCGGCCAATTTGCAGGCATCTTTGGCCGAGCGTCTTACCAAGAACGTCGGCCCATGGACCGACTTCGAGCATACCCGAAAGTATCCGGTCAGCTCCTATCCCCAGTCATTCCGCTATGAAGCGGGCAAGGGGATCATGATGGCTGTCGACTGGTCGGGTTCAGGGCGCCGAGCCGTTGAGAGCCGAGATGTGCGCTTCTTCTCGCCGGAGGTCTATCTGGACAAAAATGGCTTTCCCGTGGGACTTCCGGATAGGGGGCCAGTGGGTGGACTAGTTACCGAGCCCGCGTTTCGGGACAGTCCTCCCATCGCCGCGAGTAATGCGGCAGACGATCCAACCGATCAACAGCCATCCGCCACCATGAAGCTACTCCTTGCATCCCTCGGGATTGATCCTGCCGCTGCCGACGCCGAGACTGCTGGCGTCCGTGCCCTCGAAGCGCTGAAAGCCAGCCTTGCCACGGCTACCAAGTCCGTCACCGACCTCACCACCGAGCGTGACGGCCTGAAGACGAAGCTCACCGCCGCCGAAACGAAGGTGAAGGAAGCCGCCGAGAAGCGCGCCAACGATCTGGTGTCCGCCGCCGTGGCCGATGGCCGCATCGCCGCGAAGGACGAGGAGATGCAGAAGGAATACCGCGAGCGCCTTACCGCCGGGGACACCTTCGCTGAGAAGATCCTTGCGGGTCTGGAGAAGAAGGGCGCAGGCCTCGACAAGCCGATCATCAAGACCGGCCAGGGCGAACGCCTGACTGCTGGCGCTCTCGACACCAAGGCTCAAGCGCTCGTGACCGCGGGCGATGCGAAGACCATCGAAGAGGCTCGCGAGCTGATCTTCGCGAGCGATCCGAAGGCCTACACCGACTACCTCGCGACACTTTCCGCCGCCTGA